In the genome of Panthera leo isolate Ple1 chromosome F3, P.leo_Ple1_pat1.1, whole genome shotgun sequence, the window CGCTGTCAGTTACCAATCATTCCTGACCATTTGGGGCCAATTGTTACAGGGGTTATGGTTTGGCTTCCATAGATAGACAGATAGTAGTCTGGCTTCATACAAATCCAACTTATAGATAGAAGACTGGCTTCCTGGGCTGGGTACTATCAGAAATGGGTCGGTTTCCTGGGCTGCAGATTGTGGATTGGAATTCTATTTTTACGTATTGTCTAGCCACTCTCCATTTGGGTATTCAGTCTCTCATCAGAATCGGAGGCCCGGAGAGGCAGAGTAACTAGAACTGACAGGTCAACATGAGGTTCAGCACATTTGCCTTGTGACCTCCAAAGGAACTTACATTCTGCTTGTTGAAGAGACAAGGTTTCGATCATGGAAAAATGAAGTTCAACACAGATGTCATAAAGAGCAGGAAGTAGCACCAGGAAGTTAAAGTCAGCACCACAGCTTGGCAGGAAGGCTCATCACTTTCCTCTCAAGGCAGAACCACTGCTACAGCCAGAGATTCTGCTAAGTGTGCTCTATTTGCTGGACATTCCCATCCAACCAGCAAGGTGAAGTGGTTACATGCGTGATTCTCCAGTCTGCCTACTGTGTTCATATTTTACCTCCATCATTGTTAGCTGTGTGAACTTAAGATACTTTAGCTTTCTGGTCTTCAGCTtcatcatatgtaaaatgggaataatcaacAGCTATCTCATCATGCTCTTATACAAATTAAATGAGTGGGCACTTACAACACAGTTATAACAGCACCTAATATATAATAAGTGTTTGTTCAAGTTAGCTATGACAATCCCGTTTAGTGTCCACACCAACAGTGTGGTAAGTGTGTAACCCACACTTTGCAGAATAAGAAACCAAGGAGAGTGATGTCACCTGCCCAAGATAGTGATGGTCAGAGCCAAGATTTTTACTCATATCTCTATGAAGTCATAACACGGTTTTCCTTCCTACTGTGCCTCTGAACACAAGATGTCATTGTTGGGAAAGTAAACAGTAGAGTGAGAAGCATATACGGCTGTGGGATCAGAGTGCTCACATTCAACTCTTGGTTCTGCCCCCTTATACAAATTACTTACCATCTCTGAGCACTCTGTCCTTTGAAAACTGGTAATAATACTATCTAACTCACGGGGTTGTCTTAAGAATTAAGCAATGTAATATATGTGAAATTCccagtacagtgcctgacacatgaggagtacttaataaataataataatcatcattTTAATTGTTGGAGTTGGAAGTGACCATTATAAACCATTCTTTAGAGTCTGTCCCTCAATGGCCCCACCTTTATGAAATTTTCCCTTGAGGTTTTCACAACCTGACTTGACTTCTTCACTGCTGAATTTGCTGTTGTTGGTACTATGACAGGTCAAGAAGAGAAGAGACCAGGGTCCTGTTGAGAAAAGGAACAGACAAAGAGGTAACAAGTCAGTACGAACATGGTACTTTGCAGTCCCCAAAGACCCAGGCTTCCCATGGCCCAGACTGCCAGAAGAGTCAGAAATGTCTCCCAGAAAACAAACAGTAGAGAAATTTCATCCTTAGCTGTGGGTCAACCTGTAACGCACCCATCTGGAAAACTCACACCCTTGGCAGATAAAATGACCTCCTCACTGCTTTCCAATGTTTCTTGGAGGTGGTTATCGTGATTTTAACACTGAGTTCAGTGCACTTGGCTATTCCTGGAGAGTTGAAGCTAAATTGTTTGTCAGACTGGTCAGAGAAAACCAGGACACATGCAACTAGAAAATATGACAGAAGACAGGTGAGATGGAGCAAAAATCTGATAGCAAATAGGTGATAATTATGTGGAATATGAAAGCAGAAGATGTCTTGTTTTCAAAGGAACATAAAAAACCCATGTCTTCCATCCTTCTGAAAGGTAGACACTatcatcctgttttccagaggaaGAAACTAAATTCCAAGAAGGTTAAGTTTTACAGCCCAAATCTCTCAGGTAATGAGGGCTGAGTCATGATTTGGATCCAAGAAAAAAGATCTTGGAAAAATACACCTAAATGTTTAAGAGCGGATTCTAGGTGATTTAAACAATCTTCTTTATGTTTCTCTGTATTTGCCAAATTTTCTCTGCTGGGTAGTTGTTAATTGTATgagaaaagaaactaataaagtcatttaaacttcatcaagacccaagctgaggATTGGGAGCGGAAACCCGAGGCAGTGAGGGGAGCTGGCTTTGGGAACCAGGGCATCAGCATTAGTCTGCTTTTCATGAAAGTGGGAAAACTAAACTGCCACTGGGGGTGCAGTTCCAAgcaaggtggggaggaaggaggcaagaaGCCCATGCCAGAAGAGCCCAGGGAAGGGCAATATGAAAGGGACCTGAACAGAGAATGCTGACTTAGTAGTTGGTCATAAAGACAAAGACTCGACCCAGAAACGAGCTAGACCCTGGGCGCTGGCTGGAATACAAAGTGGAAGAGCCTCAAGAGAAGGTTCACGAACCTCTCTGGGCAAGGCTCAGTAATTAAACTTTGCACCTGTGTGTTCTTAACCCTTATAATAGAACCTCCTGCCCATCGTACTTTGTGTTGCAATCGTCTCCTGACGCAAAAcccaaagtgagaaagaaaagcagtttcAGAGAGGACAGTGCTCAAAGCTAACAAGGGGAGGGCAGGGATAACTGAAGCCCTTCACTCAGTCATCGTCCCTTTATGTGAAGGGCAGAGTCATGGCATCAGAGATGTGAGTGAATTAAGAATCGAATTGGGGATGCATTCAGTAGCAGGGAAAAGGTCCAGGTTCCCACTGGCATCTTTCTTCCCCAGAGGAGCAAGAAGTCCCTAGGTGATACGAGATTCAAGCTCTCCGCGCCATTGTTTTTGCTCCTGAAGCATTCGCAAACTCCAAGAAGATATTTATCatgcaaagaaaactttatttgtagaAGTGCATTTTTGCCATACAAGATTCCGTAGCAAGTATGGGGTTGGGGAGGTGAGTGGAGGTGGTCAGTAATTGTGAGACAAGTCTACAATTTCACATCAGAAATTCTTCTACAGCCCACACTTAGTAGCCATTAGTTCACTTCTAAATATCTCACAGAGTGAGATACACATGTCcttgatttaataaaaatgaataacaccCTTAGCCACCCCTCAGGAATTTAGAGGGTTTGTTTACTGTACGAAAACTCATAGGTGATAAATATAACCCGTGAATTTTTTAAGTCTTGTcttcacatacaaaaataaataagttaaatagcaaaaataaataaatatattaagtaataAATACACCCCACGGTGGAAAAGATCTCATCAAAATCTTATAAAACCATGGTCTCCGTTCAGAGTGCGAACTCCTGGGGACAACCACAATaaggaagcaaataataaataaataaataatctccaCAGTGGCCAGCACTACGTTGTACAGCAGCGAGACGGTGGTTGGGGGTCACGCCTTCGCGGGTACCGAGGACTGGGACTCTTGGCCAGCACTATTGCCAGCGGGGTCGTCACCCTCCTCCTAGGCCAGCTCCTCCATCCACTGCAGGAGAATGTCCAGCTCTCCCAAAGCCTTCGCCACCGCTGCCTGAGGCGTAAGCTGAAAGACACACACTTCTGTGCTGAGCATCTCATAAAGGGACAACATGTACTCCCGGGTTAATGCTCTCCTTTCACTGGTAGGTCTGCTGGGCATTGCGAGCCCAGTATTCTCTTCAAGATGGGGAGCGTGAAAGACGTTATGGAATCTCAAGATCtcacaagaggaaggaaaatcctGGAGTCCATTGCatagggaaactgaagcccagaaggTGGCAGAGTTTGGAGTATAACCCAAGCGTCTTGAATCACAGAGATCAAAGTAATTAGACTGTTGGGTTGggttttttcttaaagaaagatgtgtgtgtgtgtgtgtgtgtgtgtgtgtgtgtgtgtgtgttaggagtTGCCTACTGTGCAACTTTAACCGAGCAAATGTTTATTGTGTTAAGCACTGGGCTGGCTAAGGATTCAGAGATAAATGGCACAATGCCTACCCACAGGGAATTCAGTCgagtgaaggagacagaagcAGACAACTAAAATGTAGTGTGGTGGATGGAGGCTGGAGTCTCCACAGGATGACGGAAGAGGCACCTACCTCTGAGAGACATAGCCAGTACCTTCCTGGAGGTGATGCTTAGGGTGAGtcttaaaggatgagtaggaattaGTCAGTGAGGAGTGGACTTCAAGCCTTCCTGGCAGATGTGCAAAGGCACCAAGGTGAGGAACAGCATGGCATGGGCGTGTGTGAAATTGTGACTGTTTTTGAGGGTACGTATAAGTGGGTAATGTTGGAAAACTACTGCTTCTTGTTTGTACAGCTGGAAGACACAGATGTCTCTGGAGTGACTTGATGGAATTAAGGCCATGCCCTCTTGAATCCCAGAGCGTCTTCCAGAGACCACACCCTTCTAGAGCCTGGATGGGTGTCCCCTGGGTTAAAGCAGAGGGATGGTCCACATGACCTCAGAGGGCAATTGTTGAGGGCTACAGGATTTCTACCGGTATGAATATCTATCCCACCCAGTGGTGATCTCAGTTCGAAAAACACACCCATCCCTACCGAGGCCCAAATTGCATATACCTCTTCGAAGTGACTCAGAATCTGGCTGTATTTCTCCACTGCTTCCTCCCCACAAGGGCATGTCATGTGGGCATGCTGAAAAGAATGCCGCAGAATGATGGATTTTATTAAAGATTCTGATTATCTGCCCTCACCACTGCCACGAAGTAAGGAGAATTCTACTCTTTCACCTGCGTTCCTGTACCTACTCCATTCTTATGGAAAGCCTTTTCAGACCTCATCATTTTGGATCAGTAAACTACTCACCAGCCAGAAGAGGAGGCCAGCTTTGTAGGCTCACATAGGGAGCTCTTTGTTGGATACCTAGGTCCTATTCAGACCTTGTCTTGATATTCAGCCCCACGGCCCGCTGAGAGGCTGAGGGTACACTAATGTACTGTAGGACCCTTCACCTACAGTGTAACGCGTAATTCATGGATAATAGATAATTATCATTAACATGAAATAGCATTTTGCAGTTATGTAGACTTTTTGCATAGGGCCTATACCCCAAAGACAGCAAAACTGAGTTCTTATGACCTGTCACATGGTACAATACCGATTATGAGAACGTTTGGTTTCAGTTTTTCTAGCCAGTAAATGGGGATAAGAAAGAGCTTGGTTGCTAAGTCATTGAACTATGTGCGGCGATGGGTCCTTTTACCCAAGACCTTTACTCACGCAGAGCCGGAGGTCCTTCTTGATGGTAAGAAAAGAGTTGGCAAGACTGCTGGTCTTCCGGAGGATATGGTGGTCAGGGGTCTGATAGTTTTTGAAAACCCTGTCCAGGTAGAGTCTCAGTACATGGCGCAGGAGGCAGCACTGATCTGCAGGCTACAAAGGAGACTAGTATGTTGGTGGCACCCGTGGTGGTGGAGATGCCTCCAATTTATATTTCCTCCCACAGTTTTATGGACCAAGCACATACCTTGGTGTCTTGCAAAGACTCAGTCTTCCTCAAGATTCTGATGTCAATGATTTCATCTTTGGCTTGCTAAGTGGAAGAAGGCAAGGCAGGAAAGGACAGGTCAGGGACTGCTGCCGGGTGTTAGACATCAAGACCTCTCTCAACTTTTCCTTGCCACAGCCCAGTGGACAACGTCTCTTGCCAAAACACTTTTCAGTTTTGAACTACAGCTCTTTCTTGGGAATGCATCCTCCTGGTATGGGGTCCCCAGCCTGTCTCTTTTTGTGATGCTACTGCCGGGCtcccagaggacagagaaggacaagtagagaaggagagaggcagccacaggggcagggaggggttgCCTCCTTCGCTTACCACACTGTCCCGTATCTCAGAAAACCCGTTTCGCATTGCCTGAAGGTTTGTGGTGATCACACAACTTCCCAAATGGAGTGTCTTCAGCCCAGCGGAAGGTGTCCAGAAGAGATAAAACACagcagagagaaggcagatggGAAGACCAGACGCTTTCATCTTGTGCCAGAATCTGAAGACCACGGGAGCTAGGAATTCAAAGGAAAGAGCATGACTTACTGATTTTCCCAATGTCATGTCTGAAGAAGCCAATTCAGTCCAGGGACATGCTTTCCCCAGGTGTCCCCTTGTGAAACTCAATAGCTTTGTCTGGGTTTGGACGGTCTGGCCCATTCATCTAACTTACTAAGAAAAGCTGCTGAGCTGCTGTCCCGGAAGGAGAGACTTCGGCTGCTCGTTCAGGGTCTGTGAGCTGGTGCTACAGGTCCCGACTCCTTTATTCTGTCCCCATCCCAGCCCCATCGTCATTGCCCAGCAGGTAAGGCCTGGAGCAGCAGGCACTTGCAGTGAGTAGACAGAGGATTACATTTCGGGGAAAATGTTAAAACTTGTTTTGCCCAATTGACGTATACAGTCTTCCCTTCCAGAATGCCAGTGTAGCTCACTCTTCTGGTCCCCTTAAGCCCACAGGGGAACTGTGGGAAAACAGAACCTTACAGAAGCTGTTGCTGAGCCACCGAAAACACTTGGGGGAAAATTGTCTGGATTTTATGGCTACCCCCAGGGCAGAAGAGCCTAGCTGTTTGGTATTTGTCTGGGATCGGGTTGGTTATTTCGGGATAATAGATTTATTTCAGCCCCAAAGGCAAATAGAAAGTCAATGATTTCATAACAATCTTACTGCCAGGGAAAGGCAAGATCTGATGGGCAATCAGCCCAGTTACACCTAGCACTTCTCTCTCCCGAGGTGTCTGTGCTCCACAGCGCCCTCTACAGGAAGACTATAGTCAGGCACACCGGAGAGGGACGCAAGAGCGGGCTCTTTCTGGCTCTGCCCAGgtcccaaaagaaagagaagaaaggcaggaagggaactcatttcttcctggaatagACGGCTCCATAGGAGGGCACTTTATAGTGTCTCCTGAGTTTGAAGATAAATTGTAATGAGCTGGGATTAGTGTAAGGAGAATGGAGTACTCATCTCAGGCACCGAATATAAGTGGGCACTAAAAGTCTCAATCAACAagacaaataatattttcatgtgatatcaaaattaatgaaaaacataTCCATGATGAACCacatatcaacattttaaataacgAGTGAATCTGCCAGTGCCATGCTGAGACATATTGGCTACAAGTTCCCATCAAACTAGGTTGTCCCTATTTGCTCAGGActgggcggcgggggagggggggaaggggggtgtcCCAGGACACAgggattttagttttaaaactggaaaagtcATAGGTAAACCTGAATGAGGTAGTCACCCTACGTCTATGTGACTCTGGACAGGTAAACTCAcctctttgagttttgttttcttagccCCCCAAATGAAACAATCACACTTACCCTAGAAGCTTGTTTTGACATTTAAAGACAATGATGCATGATTTACACACCTAAAATATAGCGAGTgatcaattaattttaaatagagaATGCTGTTAGCTGCCTTGAGCATAGAGGGTATAtagtaaatatactttaaattcaACAATTTGATTAGCATTTCTTGAGCACcatctttttaaatgattattttaattaaaattttttttaaatctttattcatttttgagagatagagtgtgaggaggggaggggcagagagagagggggacacagaatctgaagcaggctccaggctctgagctgtcagcacagagcctgacgtggggctcaaactcacgaaccatgagatcatgatccgagctgaagtcgggctcccaactgactgaatcacccaggcacccctattgagCACCATCTAAAATATTGTGCTAGGTACTGGTGTGTGAAGATAAACATGATAATTCTCTATCCTCAGGATATTTTGTACTGTTGGAAAGGGCTCCTTTAGACGTGGCCCTGAACACACTTGGGTAAATGATTGGAAGAACCAggctgacctccagaactgtgtgagTAGTGTAGAGAAAGGGAATTCTCTTACCTGAGTTCAGGAAAGGCTGCTGCTTCTGCTCACCTAGGAGTCTGTCTCAAGCCAAGAGGCTTCCAGTTTTATATACAGGTCACAGAAAGGAAGTGAACTCCTGCAGGTGAGGGCTGGAACTCCCTTGGAATTTCTCTGGTGGCATCGCACTTCCTCCCATTCTAAGGCAGATTAATCTCAGGCTGCATTACCTCAACACTTTCCTCCTAAAGTTTCCTTCCTAGGAGACTGCTAGTTATAGTTTTAGACAAAGTTATAGTTTATCTAGTTATAGTTTTTAGATAGAGGATAtgcctggggggcgcctgggtgtctcagtcaattaagcaaccgactcttgatttcagctcaggtcatgatctccccgttcatgggttcgagcccacattgggcactgtgctcaagtgctgagcctgcttcagatcctctgtctccttctctctgcccctcccctacttgtgctctctctctctctctctctctctcaaaataaataaataaataaatgaacaaacaaataaataaatattttttaaaaattaaaaaaaaaaaaaaaaagatgtgcctCTTTCTTCCCACCTGCCTTCCAG includes:
- the IL20 gene encoding interleukin-20, whose translation is MKASGLPICLLSAVFYLFWTPSAGLKTLHLGSCVITTNLQAMRNGFSEIRDSVQAKDEIIDIRILRKTESLQDTKPADQCCLLRHVLRLYLDRVFKNYQTPDHHILRKTSSLANSFLTIKKDLRLCHAHMTCPCGEEAVEKYSQILSHFEELTPQAAVAKALGELDILLQWMEELA